From the Maioricimonas rarisocia genome, one window contains:
- a CDS encoding protein kinase domain-containing protein: MHPSRNTLKKYVTGELPEGAALLVDSHLNNCQQCEETLGEVEASAETGVEWLQEKMPVDRYASEPACVALLERIRRFAGSWTFQTGSDNTDTPPVPPALLETIRDYRLLRKLGQGGMGTVYSALHTKLDRPVALKLLPAHRMRQAGAVSRFAREMKAVGKLDHPHIVRATDAGEAGGVHYLVMELVRGEDLGQVATRLQRLPIPEACECIRQAAVGLQYASYRGMVHRDIKPSNLMLATVDEASDTDSASGNEALLPTVRIKILDMGLALFEDPLSARSDELTHSGQLMGTLDYMSPEQGTDTHSVDIRADIYSLGATLYRLLAGRAPFDEPRYDTPMKKLVALSTLAPVPIGELRPDLPQELASIVDRLLSRRREDRPATPAEVVQLLTPFTAGADLSRLLDTGAALPDASHITPSASPQELPVRVPPGDTTSSKSPRRIAPAVGVIAVLVGLMILPFPSRQENEKGTTAPTNGAASVIAWARSCGGVVGGGNSRIGYVNVQSDEPMPSGRFDLVTVDVSGVPMSSRDAPRFHELPHLTTLILNDTGIDDDSLAQLGDLPRLKGLFLNDSAVSDAGLRSLQRYPTLDTLHVSYSRVTDAGLTALETWSELKQLHLSGCQVTDAAIPVLARLARLEELEILATGFSRDGIERLRQILPDCRIVSDFDTLPTPDKTPASDPLLTPDRSVAEWVLSRGGIVGLGGTPAGYLVVRPGSQLPEEEMTLVTADLYECAVDDADLQRFDGLESLTTLILNSTPVTDEGLAMLGPLPNLRNLYLGDTGLTDVGLSALVKRFPRIRVLHAGGTKITEDGVSLLLKWPLLQDLHLENAQISDRCIPVLSRITHLRQLSLAASSVTQSGITRLRSAQPYCRITSNHGILGEPPIQGAASLRFNGIGDRVDLPTLRMPVSGPMTIEARVRKEPPFAAGAIILSSLRTVDGPPGVSLNWQQSTGWNLSLKGGDEPCVQSAAISEPNATPSYVAGVWDGGRLTLFLDGQLVSQCEAVAEGEDATPGHFVIGAERTADGKHHFYHFMGVIDELRISSSARYSAAYVPKPRLSSDADTVALYHFDEGEGSTLHDASGHGHHGTIVGATWVTGGP; encoded by the coding sequence ATGCACCCGAGTCGAAACACGCTGAAGAAATACGTCACCGGTGAACTTCCGGAAGGGGCGGCACTGCTGGTCGACTCTCATCTCAATAACTGCCAGCAATGCGAAGAGACGCTCGGTGAAGTAGAAGCCTCGGCAGAGACCGGGGTCGAATGGCTTCAGGAAAAGATGCCGGTCGATCGCTACGCGTCGGAACCGGCCTGCGTCGCTCTTCTCGAACGCATTCGCCGATTCGCTGGCAGCTGGACCTTCCAGACCGGTTCGGACAATACGGACACGCCGCCCGTTCCGCCTGCACTGCTGGAGACGATCCGGGACTACCGCCTTCTACGAAAGCTGGGGCAGGGGGGAATGGGGACCGTTTACAGCGCCCTGCACACGAAGCTTGATCGGCCCGTCGCGCTCAAACTTCTTCCGGCCCATCGGATGCGGCAGGCAGGGGCTGTCTCCCGGTTTGCCCGCGAAATGAAGGCGGTCGGGAAGCTCGATCATCCTCACATCGTCCGGGCCACAGATGCCGGAGAGGCTGGAGGCGTGCACTACCTCGTCATGGAACTGGTGCGTGGCGAGGACCTTGGTCAGGTCGCGACCCGGCTGCAGCGTCTTCCGATCCCCGAAGCGTGCGAATGCATCCGGCAAGCTGCGGTCGGGCTGCAGTATGCCAGTTATCGAGGGATGGTGCATCGCGACATCAAGCCGTCGAATCTCATGCTGGCAACGGTTGACGAGGCGTCTGACACGGATTCCGCTTCTGGCAACGAAGCCCTTCTGCCGACCGTACGGATCAAGATCCTCGACATGGGTCTGGCGCTGTTCGAAGACCCACTGTCCGCCCGATCCGACGAGTTGACGCATTCCGGCCAGTTGATGGGCACACTCGACTACATGTCTCCCGAACAGGGGACCGACACGCATTCGGTCGACATTCGTGCCGACATCTACAGCCTCGGCGCGACCCTGTACCGCCTGCTTGCCGGGCGGGCACCGTTCGATGAACCACGCTACGACACGCCGATGAAGAAACTCGTCGCGCTGTCGACGCTCGCGCCGGTCCCCATTGGGGAACTTCGTCCCGACCTTCCGCAGGAACTCGCCAGCATCGTCGATCGTCTGCTTTCGCGACGGCGGGAAGACCGACCAGCAACCCCGGCAGAGGTCGTGCAGTTGCTCACCCCCTTCACGGCAGGGGCAGATCTTTCGCGACTTCTCGATACCGGTGCAGCACTTCCGGACGCGAGCCACATCACACCGAGTGCTTCTCCGCAGGAGTTGCCGGTCCGTGTGCCACCGGGCGATACGACGTCGTCGAAGTCGCCCCGACGAATCGCTCCGGCAGTCGGGGTGATCGCGGTCCTCGTCGGGCTGATGATTCTTCCATTCCCCTCGCGACAGGAGAACGAGAAAGGAACAACGGCCCCCACGAACGGTGCCGCAAGCGTTATTGCGTGGGCGCGTTCCTGCGGTGGCGTTGTTGGCGGAGGCAACTCGCGGATTGGATACGTCAACGTGCAATCGGACGAACCGATGCCTTCCGGCCGGTTCGATCTGGTGACCGTGGATGTGAGTGGCGTGCCGATGTCCTCCCGGGACGCGCCCCGCTTCCACGAGCTACCGCATCTGACGACACTCATTCTGAATGACACCGGGATCGACGACGACTCGCTCGCTCAACTGGGCGACCTGCCGAGACTGAAGGGACTGTTTCTCAATGATTCCGCGGTTTCGGATGCGGGACTTCGGTCGCTGCAACGTTACCCAACACTCGACACGCTCCACGTGTCCTACTCCCGCGTGACGGATGCGGGACTGACCGCGTTGGAGACGTGGAGCGAACTAAAGCAGTTGCATCTGTCTGGCTGCCAGGTGACCGACGCGGCGATCCCGGTACTCGCCCGCCTTGCCCGACTCGAGGAACTCGAGATCCTTGCGACCGGGTTCTCGCGCGACGGAATTGAACGATTGAGGCAGATCCTTCCCGACTGCCGAATCGTCTCGGACTTCGACACGCTTCCAACCCCAGACAAGACTCCGGCGTCGGATCCGCTGTTGACGCCCGACCGCAGCGTCGCCGAATGGGTGCTTTCCCGGGGAGGAATCGTCGGCCTCGGAGGAACACCGGCCGGCTATCTGGTAGTCCGTCCCGGCAGCCAACTTCCCGAAGAGGAAATGACACTGGTAACCGCCGACCTCTATGAGTGCGCAGTTGATGATGCAGACCTGCAGAGATTCGACGGCCTGGAATCGCTGACAACGCTGATTCTGAACTCAACGCCGGTCACCGACGAGGGGCTGGCAATGCTCGGCCCCCTGCCGAACCTCCGCAACCTCTACCTTGGCGACACAGGGCTGACGGACGTGGGACTGTCCGCACTGGTGAAACGTTTTCCACGAATTCGTGTGCTGCACGCCGGAGGAACAAAGATTACAGAAGACGGTGTTTCCCTGCTCCTTAAGTGGCCGCTCCTTCAGGACCTCCATCTCGAGAACGCGCAGATCTCCGATCGCTGCATCCCTGTACTGAGCCGCATCACGCACCTGCGGCAACTGTCTCTGGCCGCGTCGAGCGTAACTCAGAGCGGTATCACGCGACTCCGTTCGGCTCAGCCGTACTGCCGGATCACGTCGAACCACGGAATTCTTGGGGAGCCGCCGATCCAGGGGGCAGCCTCACTCCGGTTCAATGGAATCGGCGATCGAGTCGATCTACCGACACTTCGCATGCCGGTGTCTGGTCCGATGACGATCGAGGCCCGCGTTCGAAAAGAGCCCCCGTTCGCAGCAGGGGCGATCATCCTTTCGAGCCTGCGGACCGTAGACGGTCCACCTGGAGTCTCGCTGAACTGGCAGCAAAGCACCGGCTGGAACCTTTCGCTGAAAGGAGGCGATGAACCCTGTGTCCAGTCGGCGGCGATCTCAGAACCGAATGCAACTCCTTCGTATGTTGCAGGTGTCTGGGACGGAGGCCGGCTCACATTGTTTCTGGACGGTCAGCTTGTTTCTCAGTGCGAAGCTGTCGCAGAGGGCGAAGACGCCACGCCGGGACATTTCGTCATCGGGGCGGAACGGACCGCAGACGGCAAACATCACTTCTACCACTTCATGGGCGTTATCGACGAACTCCGGATCTCCAGCTCGGCGCGCTATTCCGCAGCCTACGTACCGAAGCCAAGGCTCTCTTCAGACGCAGACACCGTCGCTCTCTATCACTTTGACGAAGGGGAAGGATCGACTCTTCACGACGCATCCGGTCATGGACATCACGGAACGATTGTCGGCGCCACCTGGGTCACAGGAGGGCCATAG
- a CDS encoding carbohydrate-binding protein, which produces MLFLYLTVASLRTASAGIISPSDFSSLGALNLSAGTYVIDTSGTPVLLDSGNNVLATGVTFNQGVPAGAPFLGFNPEVAVFTFDMIAIDAGVTITAIGDRPLALLSQGSFTMNSTISNPSVIDGSGQDGGAGLNAGQAGDPGDFGLGGVGGPGGGAGGDGSLRAAPGGPYPKADDGDGPGGGFGGFGGLGSRGNGAGFGGFGGGGFGGTVTDSSYGDLKEHLQAGSGGGGAGPNVVAVKGPGGGGGGGAIEIGATTTLTLNGMIDVGGGNPGGANATLAGGGSGGGVILHAPTVDGSGDVLARGGGPAGGPGAGGGGRILVLNSDGSEPSGLTLDVSTVTPFVGPTPGIIEFGLLPLPAANLVAQLTTGSPQTLSQVFDTTLNSNPFPFDLFDLTFDYFFGTTTGQLDVFLDSILLGSITAPGGLATGFTTHTLQVDGSMFPGGTHALDFVLGGPTGSIVEIDNVQFPGLANGTFQAGILGPWTSSGLGSTSLISTSSPPPSTVVPEPSSFMLAVIGGLATLGMKRRRKSTGDSTAQE; this is translated from the coding sequence ATGCTGTTTCTGTACCTGACGGTCGCCTCGTTGCGCACCGCCTCGGCAGGGATTATCAGTCCCTCAGACTTCTCGTCCCTGGGGGCACTCAATCTGTCAGCAGGAACCTACGTGATCGACACCAGCGGAACGCCAGTGCTCCTCGACAGCGGGAATAATGTTCTGGCGACCGGCGTCACGTTCAATCAGGGAGTTCCCGCCGGAGCCCCCTTCTTAGGGTTCAACCCCGAAGTTGCCGTGTTCACCTTCGACATGATCGCCATCGACGCGGGCGTGACGATCACAGCCATCGGCGATCGCCCCCTGGCGCTTCTGTCGCAGGGCAGCTTCACAATGAACTCCACGATCTCCAACCCCAGCGTCATTGACGGGAGCGGACAGGATGGAGGAGCTGGCCTGAACGCGGGTCAGGCCGGAGATCCTGGCGACTTCGGTCTGGGGGGTGTCGGCGGACCGGGTGGCGGGGCGGGAGGTGACGGCTCACTACGTGCTGCGCCGGGTGGACCCTATCCGAAAGCGGATGACGGCGACGGGCCCGGTGGTGGATTCGGCGGCTTCGGTGGACTCGGGTCCCGTGGGAACGGAGCCGGATTTGGAGGATTCGGCGGAGGAGGGTTCGGCGGAACGGTCACCGACAGCAGCTATGGTGATCTCAAGGAACACCTTCAGGCGGGAAGTGGCGGGGGAGGTGCCGGTCCAAACGTCGTCGCAGTGAAGGGCCCGGGCGGTGGGGGAGGTGGCGGCGCCATCGAGATCGGAGCCACCACGACGCTCACGCTCAATGGAATGATTGATGTCGGCGGAGGGAATCCCGGTGGTGCGAACGCAACACTCGCCGGTGGCGGATCGGGAGGAGGCGTCATCCTCCACGCCCCAACGGTGGACGGCTCGGGTGACGTGCTCGCCCGAGGCGGTGGCCCGGCGGGAGGCCCGGGTGCCGGAGGGGGCGGCCGCATCCTGGTTCTCAACAGCGACGGATCCGAGCCGTCTGGTCTCACCCTTGATGTCAGTACGGTCACACCGTTTGTGGGCCCGACTCCGGGAATCATCGAGTTCGGCCTGCTGCCACTGCCGGCAGCGAACCTTGTGGCCCAACTCACCACCGGTTCGCCCCAGACTCTCTCACAGGTCTTCGATACCACGCTCAATTCAAACCCGTTCCCATTCGACCTGTTCGATCTGACGTTCGACTATTTCTTCGGGACGACCACCGGACAGCTGGACGTCTTTCTGGACTCGATCCTGCTCGGTTCGATCACGGCACCGGGAGGCCTGGCCACCGGCTTCACGACACATACTCTTCAGGTCGACGGTAGCATGTTTCCCGGCGGCACCCACGCTCTCGATTTCGTCCTGGGGGGACCGACCGGCTCGATCGTCGAGATCGACAACGTTCAGTTCCCGGGACTGGCCAATGGAACGTTTCAGGCAGGAATCCTCGGCCCCTGGACGAGCTCCGGTCTCGGTTCCACGTCACTGATCTCAACAAGCTCACCCCCACCCTCCACCGTCGTGCCGGAACCATCCAGTTTCATGCTGGCGGTGATCGGCGGACTGGCGACGCTGGGAATGAAACGGCGACGCAAGTCAACCGGCGACAGCACCGCACAGGAGTGA
- a CDS encoding sulfatase family protein, with protein sequence MKSFLTCVVCFLALRGAAAAERPNVVVIFIDDMGYADPSCFGNPAMKTPNIDRLAEEGIRLTNFYVNSPICSASRVALTTGQYPQRYRIHSYLASRAANQRRKMPDWLDPNAPTLAKLLRNAGYRTAHFGKWHMGGGRDIGDAPLPQDYGFEESLVSFEGLGDRILWQKTGNQELSWKHGRGEILHLPKHKTTETYVDRAIDFVRRHRDESFYVRVFPNDVHDGHFPSDEQQQKWEGTSTNPPDNAFFAVLDEMDRQIGRLLATIDELGLAEDTLILFTSDNGPTDWPRYYKAGHQPPGFTGPFFGRKWSLYEGGIRMPFIARWKGRIPAGSVNDTTVMAAIDVLPTVASLCGVGNQVESTDGIDLSAALLGQAVVREEPLFWEYGVHGSIKPGKAEHVSPHLAMREGNWKLLCNPDGSDMQLFDLGSDPSETDNVAGKQIEVAAGMRSRLQEWWQEMNACYTATDAERESR encoded by the coding sequence ATGAAATCGTTCCTGACCTGCGTCGTCTGCTTCCTCGCACTTCGTGGTGCCGCGGCCGCCGAACGCCCCAACGTCGTCGTGATCTTCATCGACGATATGGGCTACGCCGACCCGAGTTGCTTCGGCAACCCTGCGATGAAGACGCCGAACATCGATCGGCTGGCCGAGGAAGGCATCCGGCTGACGAACTTCTACGTCAACTCACCGATCTGCTCGGCTTCGCGTGTAGCCCTGACGACAGGCCAGTACCCTCAGCGCTATCGTATTCACTCGTACCTGGCATCCCGCGCTGCCAACCAGCGTCGCAAGATGCCGGACTGGCTCGATCCGAACGCTCCGACGCTGGCGAAGCTGCTCAGAAACGCCGGCTACCGGACGGCACATTTCGGCAAGTGGCACATGGGAGGCGGGCGGGACATCGGCGATGCGCCGCTGCCGCAGGACTACGGGTTTGAGGAATCGCTGGTTTCCTTCGAAGGACTGGGGGATCGGATTCTCTGGCAGAAGACCGGCAATCAGGAACTGAGCTGGAAGCACGGCCGCGGCGAGATTCTGCATCTGCCGAAGCACAAGACGACCGAAACCTACGTCGATCGGGCAATCGACTTCGTCCGCAGGCACAGGGACGAGTCTTTCTATGTGCGGGTGTTTCCGAACGACGTTCACGACGGTCACTTCCCTTCTGACGAACAGCAGCAGAAGTGGGAAGGGACATCAACCAATCCGCCCGACAATGCGTTCTTTGCAGTGCTGGATGAGATGGATCGGCAGATCGGTCGACTGCTGGCGACGATCGATGAACTGGGCCTAGCCGAAGACACGCTGATCCTGTTCACCAGCGACAACGGCCCGACAGACTGGCCGCGGTACTACAAAGCGGGCCATCAGCCTCCCGGCTTCACCGGACCGTTCTTCGGTCGGAAGTGGAGCCTGTACGAAGGGGGCATTCGTATGCCTTTCATCGCGCGATGGAAAGGCAGGATTCCAGCCGGATCAGTCAACGACACCACTGTCATGGCGGCCATCGACGTGCTGCCGACCGTTGCGTCGCTCTGTGGCGTCGGGAATCAGGTGGAGTCAACCGACGGAATCGACTTGTCGGCCGCCCTGCTGGGGCAGGCGGTCGTGCGCGAGGAACCGCTCTTCTGGGAGTACGGCGTTCACGGCAGCATCAAGCCGGGCAAAGCGGAGCATGTCAGCCCGCACCTGGCCATGCGGGAGGGGAACTGGAAGCTGCTCTGCAACCCCGACGGCAGTGACATGCAGTTGTTCGATCTCGGCAGCGACCCCAGCGAGACGGACAATGTTGCCGGGAAGCAAATCGAGGTGGCTGCCGGAATGCGGAGCCGCCTGCAGGAATGGTGGCAGGAGATGAACGCCTGCTACACGGCGACAGATGCCGAACGGGAATCGCGCTAG
- a CDS encoding sulfatase-like hydrolase/transferase has protein sequence MKHRNRFSILLVLAIVSLLFVSTSARAADRPNVLLILVDDLKPALGCYGDEHAKSPNIDALAARGMRFDLAYCNQAVCAPSRFTLMLGSHSTSTGLYGLGSQLRQILPDAVTMPQHFARHGGYHTESLGKVFHIGHGNYGDPESFIAPHFKEKVIEYLDPASTDGGQLTREEAFFTNQKLGEIRSLPRGAAFESPDVADIAYADGRVARETVERLREAKKRRENDGTPFFIAAGFARPHLPFSAPQKYWDMYDPAMLPMPQYEELPKDAPAVAGKRGGEITNYKPCPTDPKAEFSEELKRKLIHGYYASTSYVDAQIGKVIDELDRLELADSTIIVLWGDHGFHLGDLGIWTKHTNYEQANRIPILIAAPGVTTPGSSTRQPAESVDIFPTVAELAGLPAPDGPQPIDGVSLVPVLKDPETRVRDHAYHAYPKQKLGRAIRTERYRLVEWRPYGDADTPAEYELYDYQSDPLETRNLAADRPDVVASLKQILARYPQPVDRNRRTASVTTPQIANRPLSIVGSVRKASANGVIVAQGGREHGYAVHVLDGRLAFDVRVNGKVTRVMAEESSPKRFDFEAMLTADRMTLSVNGKQVAGSASPGLIPVQPKDGMDIGRDELSAAGDYTAPNPFEGKVVKVVVTPGPEPKDDDEGNAKEADAFPDSAFIEVPTDRKPGPVMEAATIRAGLKSHDRALYIKAGWIRDPYITLGPDGDYYLTGTQPREGDPREAENPYNIGLGDESIVGDEVRVWRSSDLIEWENLGAVFTVEDTMKARSGQEINRRLIWAPEVHWLGDRWAVLHCPRRHSSLALSAGRELKGPWTHPMQGKMGQRHDPSLFTDDDGTRYLLWGNTFVAPLSDDLSRYTAEPVRIDPAGSRPGPDGKPISRIGHEGATMIKVGGKYVHLGTAWSTDEGRKGSYNLYYSVADRITGPYGPRQFAGRFLGHGTPFQDKNGKWWCTAFFNANVPPLSREGIETRDLGENAQTINEQGVTIVPLDVRLLDSGEVSIRAKDPAYAVPGPDEAQEF, from the coding sequence ATGAAACATCGAAACCGGTTCAGCATCCTGTTGGTCCTTGCAATCGTCAGCCTGCTGTTTGTCAGCACGTCGGCGAGGGCCGCGGATCGACCGAATGTTCTGCTGATTCTGGTCGACGATCTCAAGCCGGCTCTGGGATGCTACGGCGACGAGCATGCAAAGTCACCGAACATCGACGCCCTGGCCGCCCGGGGAATGCGGTTCGATCTTGCGTACTGCAACCAGGCAGTCTGTGCTCCGTCGCGGTTCACGCTCATGCTCGGTTCGCATTCGACCTCGACCGGTCTGTATGGCCTTGGGAGTCAACTGCGACAGATTCTTCCCGATGCGGTCACGATGCCGCAGCACTTCGCCCGCCACGGCGGCTACCACACCGAGTCGCTGGGGAAGGTCTTCCACATCGGTCACGGCAACTACGGCGATCCGGAGTCGTTTATCGCGCCGCACTTCAAAGAGAAGGTGATCGAATACCTCGACCCGGCCAGCACCGATGGCGGACAGCTGACGCGCGAAGAGGCGTTCTTCACGAACCAGAAGCTGGGGGAGATCCGGTCGCTTCCACGCGGCGCCGCGTTTGAATCACCGGACGTCGCAGATATTGCCTACGCGGACGGCCGCGTCGCGCGGGAGACGGTCGAGCGTCTTCGTGAAGCGAAGAAACGCCGCGAGAACGACGGCACGCCGTTCTTCATAGCTGCCGGCTTTGCACGACCGCACCTGCCATTCAGCGCGCCGCAGAAGTACTGGGACATGTATGACCCGGCGATGTTGCCGATGCCTCAGTACGAAGAGTTGCCGAAAGATGCTCCCGCCGTCGCCGGCAAGCGGGGAGGCGAGATCACCAATTACAAGCCGTGCCCGACCGATCCCAAGGCCGAGTTCAGCGAAGAGCTGAAGCGGAAGCTCATTCACGGCTACTACGCCAGCACCAGCTACGTGGATGCGCAGATCGGCAAGGTCATCGATGAGCTGGACCGGCTCGAGCTTGCCGACAGCACGATCATCGTCCTCTGGGGGGACCACGGGTTCCACCTGGGGGACCTCGGCATCTGGACGAAGCATACCAACTACGAGCAGGCGAATCGGATCCCCATTCTGATCGCCGCTCCCGGCGTCACCACGCCCGGATCGTCGACCCGGCAACCGGCCGAAAGTGTGGACATCTTTCCGACGGTTGCGGAACTCGCGGGGTTGCCTGCTCCGGACGGTCCGCAGCCGATCGACGGCGTGAGTCTCGTGCCGGTGCTGAAAGATCCTGAGACACGGGTGAGAGACCATGCTTACCACGCGTACCCGAAGCAGAAGTTGGGACGTGCCATCCGGACGGAACGTTACCGCCTCGTCGAGTGGCGACCGTACGGCGACGCCGATACGCCGGCCGAGTACGAACTTTACGACTATCAGTCGGACCCGCTCGAAACCCGCAACCTGGCGGCGGACAGACCGGACGTCGTCGCGTCCCTGAAGCAGATCCTGGCCCGCTATCCGCAACCGGTTGATCGAAACCGCCGTACGGCATCAGTGACGACGCCGCAGATCGCGAATCGCCCGCTGAGCATCGTCGGTTCCGTCCGTAAGGCCTCGGCGAATGGCGTCATCGTGGCACAGGGGGGACGCGAGCACGGCTACGCGGTCCACGTGCTCGACGGTCGGTTGGCGTTCGACGTCCGCGTCAACGGCAAGGTGACGCGCGTGATGGCCGAAGAATCGTCGCCGAAGCGGTTTGATTTCGAGGCGATGCTGACTGCTGATCGCATGACCCTCTCCGTGAACGGGAAGCAGGTGGCAGGCTCGGCGTCTCCCGGACTGATTCCGGTTCAGCCCAAAGACGGCATGGACATCGGCCGGGACGAGCTGTCCGCAGCAGGAGATTACACGGCCCCCAATCCGTTCGAGGGCAAGGTCGTCAAGGTGGTCGTGACTCCGGGACCTGAGCCAAAGGATGATGATGAGGGCAATGCGAAGGAGGCCGACGCGTTTCCTGATTCCGCATTCATCGAAGTTCCCACCGACCGCAAACCCGGCCCGGTGATGGAGGCCGCGACCATCCGGGCCGGGCTGAAATCACACGATCGAGCCCTGTACATCAAGGCCGGCTGGATCCGCGATCCGTACATCACTCTGGGGCCTGACGGGGACTACTACCTCACGGGGACACAGCCTCGCGAAGGCGATCCGCGGGAAGCGGAGAATCCTTACAACATCGGTCTCGGAGACGAGAGCATCGTCGGCGACGAAGTCCGGGTCTGGCGGAGCAGCGACCTGATCGAGTGGGAGAACCTCGGAGCGGTCTTTACCGTCGAAGACACGATGAAGGCGCGATCCGGGCAGGAGATCAACCGACGACTGATCTGGGCTCCCGAGGTCCACTGGCTGGGAGACCGCTGGGCGGTGCTGCATTGTCCGAGGCGGCACTCGAGTCTGGCGCTGTCGGCCGGCCGGGAACTGAAAGGTCCCTGGACGCATCCCATGCAGGGAAAGATGGGGCAGCGACACGACCCGTCGCTCTTCACCGATGACGACGGAACGCGGTACCTGCTGTGGGGGAATACGTTTGTTGCGCCGCTCAGCGACGATCTGTCCCGTTACACTGCCGAGCCGGTCCGCATTGATCCTGCCGGTTCGCGGCCCGGGCCGGACGGCAAGCCGATCAGCCGCATCGGTCACGAGGGAGCGACGATGATCAAGGTGGGGGGCAAGTACGTCCACCTCGGCACAGCGTGGTCGACCGACGAGGGGCGCAAAGGATCCTACAATCTGTATTACAGCGTTGCCGACAGGATCACCGGGCCGTATGGTCCCCGCCAGTTCGCCGGTCGGTTTCTCGGCCACGGCACGCCGTTTCAGGACAAGAATGGCAAGTGGTGGTGCACGGCGTTCTTCAATGCCAACGTTCCGCCGCTGTCGCGGGAAGGGATCGAGACGCGTGACCTGGGCGAGAACGCACAGACGATCAACGAGCAGGGGGTGACAATCGTTCCGCTCGATGTGCGCCTGCTCGACAGCGGCGAGGTGTCCATTCGTGCGAAGGATCCCGCTTACGCTGTGCCCGGCCCGGATGAGGCGCAGGAGTTCTGA
- a CDS encoding WD40 repeat domain-containing protein, giving the protein MTCASNVTCTSCGSCSTPDGRRIASGSRNGTIRIRDVPTGREMLTLEAHEGGVGCVRFSPDGSRIVSGGGDRMIRIWGTSPPQTCEKESPGLMARQ; this is encoded by the coding sequence ATGACGTGCGCCAGCAATGTCACATGCACTTCCTGTGGCAGCTGCTCCACTCCGGACGGCCGTCGGATTGCCAGCGGTAGCAGGAACGGCACGATCAGGATTCGGGACGTGCCGACCGGTCGGGAGATGCTGACGCTCGAAGCGCACGAGGGTGGCGTCGGGTGCGTCCGCTTCAGCCCGGATGGGAGCCGGATCGTCAGCGGCGGCGGGGACAGGATGATCAGAATCTGGGGAACCAGTCCTCCGCAGACATGCGAGAAAGAATCCCCCGGCCTAATGGCCCGACAGTGA
- a CDS encoding AraC family transcriptional regulator yields MMHEFLSRLETPFTGEELFDHLPDIVYFIKNRRGEYLVVNRTLAARCGVVDKQDVIGRTASQLLPPPLGDRFSDQDQRVIASGQPLLSQLELHVYATGDVGWCVTTKLPLHEQGGAIMGLVGFSKDLQLPDYEADEYRHVAEAIRHAEEHLSVPPSVGELAEIAGMSRYQLDRRMRRVFGLTTGQWLMKVRIDLARRLLRETDRAMVAIAQEAGYSDQSAFTRQFRKATGLSPREYRLARRSLR; encoded by the coding sequence ATGATGCACGAATTCCTCTCCCGCCTCGAGACGCCGTTTACGGGGGAAGAACTGTTTGACCACCTGCCCGACATCGTCTACTTCATCAAGAACCGCCGGGGAGAGTACCTGGTCGTGAACCGGACTCTGGCTGCACGCTGTGGTGTTGTCGACAAGCAGGACGTGATCGGCCGAACGGCAAGCCAGTTGCTTCCTCCGCCCTTGGGAGACCGTTTCTCGGATCAGGACCAGCGCGTCATCGCGTCGGGTCAGCCGCTGCTCTCGCAGCTGGAGCTGCACGTCTACGCCACCGGCGACGTCGGGTGGTGTGTGACGACCAAGTTGCCTCTTCACGAACAGGGAGGCGCCATCATGGGCCTGGTTGGCTTCTCGAAGGACCTGCAGCTGCCGGACTACGAAGCAGACGAGTACCGGCACGTGGCGGAAGCGATCCGCCATGCGGAAGAGCATCTTTCGGTTCCTCCCTCTGTGGGGGAGCTGGCCGAAATCGCCGGGATGTCCCGCTATCAGCTCGACCGCCGGATGCGACGGGTCTTCGGACTGACGACCGGCCAGTGGCTGATGAAGGTCCGGATCGATCTGGCCCGGCGATTGTTGAGGGAGACGGATCGAGCGATGGTAGCCATTGCGCAGGAAGCTGGATACTCCGACCAGAGCGCGTTCACGCGGCAGTTTCGCAAGGCGACGGGGCTCTCGCCGCGGGAGTACCGGCTCGCAAGGCGAAGCCTTCGCTGA